One Microvirga lotononidis genomic window carries:
- a CDS encoding GlxA family transcriptional regulator gives MLRVAVLFLNGGCASTALLPMEIFRNAGVLWNLLEGRAPVPRFRVTTASVGGEPAVTDKLVSLTPACALEKVERPDLVFVPAGGLPLETLVHTGYVIDSVIESNAGVVPWLRRWAAEGTKIAGVCSGVALLAEAGLLDGKRATTHWGLADVYRQRFPAVDWQPDYLITDAGDVFCGGGINSAADLSLYLVERFGSRDLALECAKALLIEMPRTWQVVFADVALRTDHHDEGIRHAQDWLRQHCQKPISMDALAMRVGMSPRNFLRRFKDATGHTPLSYIHALRVAMAKRLLEDGQQTVQEVSQAVGYDDVMFFRGLFKRHTGVCPTEYRTRFGTLPIARPGSRPVSPRAPRMPTVARRSVGPQRDL, from the coding sequence ATGCTCCGTGTGGCCGTTCTGTTTCTCAATGGCGGATGCGCCTCGACGGCTCTTCTGCCGATGGAGATCTTCCGCAACGCCGGTGTACTCTGGAACCTGCTGGAGGGCCGGGCGCCGGTGCCACGCTTCCGCGTGACGACGGCCTCGGTCGGGGGCGAGCCGGCCGTCACGGACAAATTGGTCTCGCTGACCCCCGCCTGTGCCCTGGAGAAGGTGGAGCGCCCCGATCTCGTCTTCGTTCCCGCTGGCGGCCTGCCCCTCGAGACGCTAGTGCACACGGGTTACGTCATCGACTCCGTGATCGAGAGCAATGCCGGGGTCGTTCCCTGGCTGCGCCGCTGGGCGGCGGAGGGAACGAAGATCGCCGGCGTATGCTCTGGGGTGGCTCTGCTGGCGGAAGCTGGCCTCCTCGACGGCAAACGTGCGACCACCCACTGGGGGCTGGCCGACGTCTATCGGCAACGCTTTCCCGCTGTGGATTGGCAGCCGGACTACCTTATCACCGATGCCGGCGATGTCTTCTGCGGCGGTGGCATCAACTCGGCGGCCGACCTGAGCCTGTATCTGGTCGAGCGGTTCGGCAGCCGGGATCTCGCTCTGGAATGCGCCAAGGCTCTCCTGATCGAGATGCCGCGCACCTGGCAGGTCGTCTTTGCCGATGTGGCGCTCCGCACGGATCACCACGACGAAGGCATCCGGCATGCCCAGGACTGGCTCCGCCAGCACTGCCAGAAGCCCATCAGCATGGATGCTCTCGCCATGCGCGTCGGCATGAGCCCACGCAACTTCCTGCGGCGTTTCAAGGATGCCACGGGGCATACCCCATTGAGCTACATCCATGCCCTGCGGGTCGCCATGGCCAAGCGGCTCCTGGAGGACGGGCAGCAGACGGTCCAGGAGGTGAGCCAAGCTGTCGGCTACGATGACGTGATGTTCTTTCGCGGCCTGTTCAAACGCCACACGGGCGTGTGTCCGACCGAGTATCGGACCCGTTTCGGCACGCTGCCCATCGCCAGACCGGGCAGCCGGCCTGTATCCCCGAGAGCCCCGCGCATGCCGACTGTTGCACGGCGTTCAGTTGGCCCCCAACGAGACCTCTGA
- the mtoX gene encoding methanethiol oxidase → MMTISPLARESLARPCRNRLHRTLLLGTAAVLWTVLTGPLARADETCLSPYMAKITGEEEFVYVWTLGVEGVGDGMDKLVTVDVRKNSPTFGRVIDTESVGGRGEAHHGGFTDDRRSFWAASLSDSKLHIFDVASNPANPKLVKTINDFVERSGGVAGPHGAYALPGRMLIPGLSNTHRDGRTGLVEYTNDGQYITTHWMPTTESPQGAAVETIADGYGYDARVLPRKNVLLTSSFTGLDNYMRPLGEVAKDPEALKRTGQTMVLWDFHARMPKKVFHVPGAPLEIRWASGPYNNYAFTSTALTSKLWLVYESADGEWKAETVADIGDPSKLPLPVDISLSADDRTLFVDSFMDGMTRVFDVSDPHKPQQIYEQKIGSQVNMVSQSWDGKRLYYTSSLLANWDKTGADNEQFLKAYTWDGKQLAPRFEIDFLREGLGRPHMMSFGSASLYSS, encoded by the coding sequence ATGATGACGATATCTCCTCTGGCGCGGGAATCATTGGCACGGCCATGCCGAAACCGGTTACATCGAACACTGCTCCTGGGCACGGCAGCTGTTTTATGGACAGTGTTGACAGGTCCGTTGGCCCGGGCCGATGAGACGTGCCTGTCGCCCTACATGGCCAAGATCACTGGCGAGGAGGAATTCGTCTACGTCTGGACCCTCGGTGTCGAAGGGGTCGGCGACGGCATGGACAAGCTCGTCACGGTCGATGTGCGGAAGAACTCGCCTACCTTCGGCAGGGTGATCGATACGGAATCGGTCGGCGGGCGCGGCGAGGCTCACCACGGCGGATTTACGGATGACCGCCGCTCCTTCTGGGCGGCCAGCCTGTCCGACAGCAAGCTTCACATTTTCGATGTGGCAAGCAACCCCGCCAACCCCAAGCTGGTCAAAACCATCAACGACTTCGTCGAAAGGAGCGGCGGCGTTGCAGGACCGCACGGGGCCTATGCCTTGCCTGGACGCATGCTGATCCCGGGCTTGTCGAACACCCATCGGGACGGACGCACAGGGCTCGTCGAGTATACCAACGACGGGCAGTACATCACCACGCACTGGATGCCGACCACCGAGAGCCCGCAGGGAGCGGCCGTGGAGACGATTGCCGACGGCTACGGCTACGATGCTCGCGTTCTTCCCCGCAAGAATGTCCTGCTCACCTCGTCCTTCACCGGGCTCGACAACTACATGCGCCCGCTCGGCGAGGTCGCCAAGGACCCGGAGGCTCTGAAGCGGACCGGTCAGACCATGGTCCTGTGGGACTTCCATGCGCGCATGCCGAAAAAGGTGTTCCACGTTCCCGGCGCCCCGCTGGAGATCCGGTGGGCTTCGGGACCCTACAACAACTATGCCTTCACCTCGACGGCCCTGACCTCGAAGCTGTGGCTCGTGTACGAGTCAGCAGATGGAGAGTGGAAGGCCGAGACGGTTGCAGATATTGGCGACCCGTCGAAATTGCCGTTGCCCGTCGACATCAGCCTGAGCGCCGACGACCGGACGCTGTTCGTCGACAGCTTCATGGACGGCATGACCCGGGTCTTCGACGTCTCCGATCCGCACAAGCCGCAGCAGATCTACGAGCAGAAGATCGGCAGCCAAGTCAACATGGTCTCGCAAAGCTGGGACGGGAAGCGGCTCTATTACACCAGCTCGCTCCTGGCCAATTGGGACAAAACCGGAGCTGACAACGAGCAGTTCCTGAAGGCCTACACCTGGGATGGGAAGCAACTGGCGCCGCGATTCGAGATCGACTTCCTGCGCGAGGGGCTCGGGCGCCCGCACATGATGTCGTTTGGCTCGGCGAGCCTCTATTCCAGCTGA